The segment AAGTCTTCATTCTGTTAACACAGTAACAAAGGGGAAAAGATTAGTGTGCGTTGGTTGGATCCAAAGTTATGTATCTAATAATGATGACAGAAATTATCTATTTAGCTTAGATGCTGGCTCAAGAGGACTACTAGCAAAGTATGGAAGATCTAATGAACTAGATCTTGTATTTCAATCTTATAGCAATCTTTTAAGAAGACTTGGAGATTAATTTGCAACCTTTTATACATCCATTCGTAACATAGGTGGTAATGTTTTAAGCTAATTAGCGGCAATATAATAAAAGTTTTCAACAAGGATATGGTCAAAAGGTCTCCAGTGGCAATATTTATGGCTGCTACAGCACTTATTGCTTCAGGTTCTTTGCAGGCAAATCTTGTAAATGCCGGTGAAAAAAGTTTAGGTGGATTAAAAGAATGGACTACAGATCAAGGCATTGATGAAGAAAGCAGCCTTGACAAGGAAGCAAAAGCAGCAAAAGAAAAGGCAAAAGAAGAAGACATCTGCATACCAATAGGAGAAGGGGAAAATTGTTGGTAATTTTTTTAACATAAAAAAAGGATGCCAAAATGGCATCCTTTTTTTTTTAAGAAGTGATCTTTTTTTGAAGATCAGAACTTAAAGGTTGTCTGTACTAAAGCACCGATAATGTTGTCATCGGAACCGTCATAAACTTCGCTTCCACCGAAGAGCGCAGGTGTAACTGTAATGCCATCAGAAACTTTGTAGTCGTAATAAACTTCCCAAACAAAGTTGTCTTCTGCATCATCCTCACCTGTTGTTCCTTCATAGCTAGTAGCGTGCTGGCGTGAACCAAATGCCAATCCAGCTCTGTTACCAGAGTTCATGAAGTCTTTCCACATAAGACCTGCCATCCAAGAAGCAGTTCTTTTGATTTCATTATTGTCAGGCTCATTTAAAGTCCTCCAATCAAAACCAAGCTGGAAAGCAGGGATAGCTCCAGTTTCAGCAGGTTTCCAGTAATAACGAAGAGCGTAGGCATCTTCGCCTTCACCAGTTACATCATTACCTGCAGCTGTTGAATAATAATCAGACCAGTTTTTGCAGTTATCTGCTTCATCACAACCGTGATGAGCTACAGCGGCAATAATTTGCCATCTATGGTTACCGTAAGAAACCTGACCTAAAGTCTTACTTTCAGTATCTGTCAAGATACCGGCGTCCGCATCACTTCCACTAGAAGAAGCGTGGTTAAGACTTACAGTCCAACGCTTGTCTGTATAAGAATCTGTTGGCTGGGTCCAAGCAGCACCAAAACCTGGTGAAGTACTTGAGCCATAAGTAGCTCCATTACCACCTAGAGCAAATTGCTTAAGAACTGGCTTGTAAATAGATGGCGCTGTAGCCAACATGTAGTAGTTCTCAATCTTAGGACCAGCCCAGTATTTAACTTCCCCATGGGTCCATTCATACCAAAGCTTATCTACTTCGATAATGTCGGAATTACCATTTGCAACTGCTAAATAAGTACCACCATCCTTATCGCCCCAAGGGTTTGAAGTACCCATGTTGCCGGTCATGAGTCTTGTGTAAAGACGATCAGTACCTGTAAAGCTTGAAT is part of the Prochlorococcus marinus str. MIT 0919 genome and harbors:
- a CDS encoding iron uptake porin, which gives rise to MKLFQQLLVIPAALGLVAPLAANAAEVNMTDVSKYASKPAKKLKAPSSSQFSDIVPGDWAYTALQNLSDSYGCVDNSYTQNLKSGLALTRYEAAALVNACFENGLMANAEGVSSDASLLAEEFGVEMAILKGRVDGLEYKLNELSAGQFASTTKLKGRAAFVVGGVNYDSNADAAVDHGDKISGTYSYRIELNSSFTGTDRLYTRLMTGNMGTSNPWGDKDGGTYLAVANGNSDIIEVDKLWYEWTHGEVKYWAGPKIENYYMLATAPSIYKPVLKQFALGGNGATYGSSTSPGFGAAWTQPTDSYTDKRWTVSLNHASSSGSDADAGILTDTESKTLGQVSYGNHRWQIIAAVAHHGCDEADNCKNWSDYYSTAAGNDVTGEGEDAYALRYYWKPAETGAIPAFQLGFDWRTLNEPDNNEIKRTASWMAGLMWKDFMNSGNRAGLAFGSRQHATSYEGTTGEDDAEDNFVWEVYYDYKVSDGITVTPALFGGSEVYDGSDDNIIGALVQTTFKF